In a genomic window of Staphylococcus taiwanensis:
- a CDS encoding glycerol-3-phosphate dehydrogenase/oxidase, translating into MALSTLNREVIKKNLQNDEYDVVIIGGGITGAGIALDASQRGMKVALVEMQDFAQGTSSRSTKLVHGGLRYLKQAQIKVVAETGKERAIVYENGPHVTTPEWMLLPMHKGGTFGKFTTNLGLTAYDRLAGVKRYERKKMLTKKQTLEKEPLVKKAGLKGGGYYVEYRTDDARLTIEVMKRAEENGAEILNHTKSTDFIYDSKSKVRGIEVQDLLTGELYQIKAKKVINAAGPWVDEVRKKDYTRNNKQLRLTKGVHVVIDQSKFPLGQAVYFDTEKDGRMIFAIPREGKAYVGTTDTFYDNDKAKPLTTQEDRDYLIDAINYMFPDVNVKDEDIESTWAGVRPLILEDGKDPSEISRKDEIWEGKSGLLTIAGGKLTGYRHMALEIVDLLAKRLKQEYKLTFAECATKNTPISGGDVGGSSNFENFVERKVEEGKAIGLKEGVARRLATKYGSNVDKLFNIAQIAQDKDLNLPLELYVQLVYSVQNEMVYKPTDFLVRRTGKLYFNINEVKQYKDAVIEELSKLLNYTQSQKNEYTKEVNLAIEEATNGNEQLAVLK; encoded by the coding sequence ATGGCTTTATCTACTTTAAATAGAGAAGTAATTAAAAAAAACTTGCAAAATGATGAATACGACGTAGTTATTATTGGTGGCGGTATTACAGGTGCAGGTATTGCATTAGATGCGTCACAACGTGGTATGAAAGTAGCTTTAGTTGAAATGCAAGACTTCGCGCAAGGTACAAGTTCACGCTCAACAAAACTTGTACACGGTGGCTTACGTTACTTAAAACAAGCACAAATTAAAGTCGTCGCTGAAACTGGTAAAGAACGTGCAATAGTTTATGAAAATGGACCACATGTTACAACACCTGAATGGATGTTATTACCTATGCACAAAGGTGGTACATTTGGTAAATTCACAACTAATTTAGGTTTAACAGCATATGACCGCTTAGCTGGTGTTAAAAGATATGAACGTAAAAAAATGTTAACTAAAAAACAAACATTAGAAAAAGAACCTTTAGTTAAAAAAGCTGGTCTTAAAGGTGGCGGTTATTATGTTGAATACCGTACTGACGATGCACGTTTAACGATTGAGGTAATGAAACGTGCTGAAGAGAATGGTGCAGAAATTCTTAATCACACTAAATCAACTGATTTTATCTATGATTCTAAATCTAAAGTCAGAGGTATTGAAGTTCAAGATTTATTAACTGGCGAATTATACCAAATTAAAGCGAAAAAAGTAATTAATGCGGCAGGACCATGGGTTGATGAAGTACGTAAAAAAGATTATACACGTAACAATAAACAGTTACGTTTAACTAAAGGTGTACACGTTGTAATTGATCAATCTAAATTCCCTTTAGGCCAAGCAGTTTATTTCGATACTGAAAAAGATGGTCGTATGATTTTTGCTATTCCACGTGAAGGTAAAGCATATGTGGGTACAACAGATACATTCTATGATAACGACAAAGCGAAACCTTTAACAACTCAAGAAGATAGAGATTATTTAATTGACGCAATTAACTACATGTTCCCTGATGTAAATGTTAAAGACGAAGATATTGAATCTACATGGGCTGGCGTTAGACCATTAATTTTAGAAGATGGAAAAGACCCATCAGAAATTTCACGTAAAGACGAAATTTGGGAAGGTAAATCAGGTCTATTAACGATTGCTGGAGGTAAATTAACTGGTTACCGTCACATGGCTTTAGAAATCGTTGATTTATTAGCAAAACGTTTAAAACAAGAATATAAATTAACTTTTGCAGAATGTGCTACGAAAAACACACCTATCTCTGGTGGAGATGTAGGCGGTAGTAGTAATTTCGAAAACTTTGTAGAACGTAAAGTTGAAGAAGGCAAAGCAATTGGCCTTAAAGAAGGCGTTGCACGTCGTTTAGCCACTAAATATGGTTCTAACGTTGATAAATTATTTAATATTGCTCAAATTGCTCAAGATAAAGACTTAAACTTACCTTTAGAATTATATGTACAATTAGTATATAGCGTTCAAAATGAAATGGTATATAAACCTACTGATTTCTTAGTACGTCGAACAGGTAAACTTTATTTCAATATTAATGAAGTAAAACAATATAAAGATGCAGTCATTGAAGAATTATCAAAATTACTAAACTATACTCAAAGTCAAAAAAATGAATATACGAAAGAAGTTAATTTAGCAATTGAAGAAGCTACTAATGGTAATGAACAATTAGCAGTTTTAAAATAA
- a CDS encoding lysophospholipase, which translates to MGQNSYKITVEDGTMLEVKVDKAKIATFGVIHIFHGMAEHMDRYEALVQSLTQQGYDVIRHNHRGHGKDINEDERGHYDDMKTIAQDAYEIAQTLYDNDKNVPYIVLGHSMGSIIARLFVEKYPDMAQGLILTGTGQYPKWKGIPAVLGLKLITLFTGKQKRLNWVNNLVYKSFNKKIDKPETNSDWLSSKRDEVDKFVKDEYTGFLVSNQLIYQTVKYMIKTANYNQLKKMNPLLPVLFISGKEDPFGDYGSGIRKLGRKLKGAGIKHITVQLYAHRRHEILFEDDQQMIWNHMFDWIQKQVIKNNQSEV; encoded by the coding sequence GTGGGTCAAAATTCTTATAAAATTACCGTTGAAGATGGCACGATGCTAGAAGTTAAAGTAGATAAAGCTAAAATCGCTACATTTGGTGTCATTCATATTTTTCACGGAATGGCTGAGCATATGGATCGATATGAAGCACTCGTACAATCTTTGACACAACAAGGATATGATGTAATTAGACATAATCATAGAGGCCATGGGAAAGATATCAATGAAGATGAACGTGGTCATTATGATGATATGAAGACGATTGCACAAGATGCATATGAAATAGCACAAACACTTTATGACAATGATAAAAACGTACCATATATTGTATTAGGACATTCTATGGGTTCAATTATTGCACGTCTTTTTGTTGAAAAGTATCCCGACATGGCACAAGGACTTATCTTAACTGGAACAGGACAATATCCAAAATGGAAAGGCATACCTGCAGTTTTAGGATTAAAACTTATTACGCTTTTTACAGGAAAGCAAAAAAGATTAAATTGGGTGAACAATTTAGTTTATAAATCATTTAACAAAAAAATAGATAAGCCAGAGACAAATAGCGATTGGTTGTCATCGAAGCGTGATGAAGTAGATAAATTCGTTAAAGATGAATATACTGGTTTTTTAGTTTCAAATCAACTTATCTATCAAACAGTGAAATATATGATTAAGACAGCTAATTATAACCAATTGAAAAAAATGAACCCATTATTACCAGTCTTATTCATCTCAGGTAAAGAAGATCCTTTCGGCGATTATGGAAGTGGAATTAGAAAATTAGGACGTAAATTAAAAGGTGCAGGTATAAAACATATAACAGTTCAATTATATGCTCATAGAAGACACGAAATATTATTTGAAGATGATCAACAGATGATTTGGAATCATATGTTTGATTGGATTCAAAAACAAGTTATAAAAAACAACCAAAGCGAGGTATAA